The proteins below come from a single Streptomyces tubercidicus genomic window:
- a CDS encoding DUF2267 domain-containing protein: MDDKEFFRAVAERARLSRQEAADLTRATLETLALRLSYGEARDIARELPEPLRVSLQRERGEMQIFGADESIRRVRGRTGLSASEADRGVRAVLGTLQEAVSRREFEHAMSQLGKEYAQLVETAR; the protein is encoded by the coding sequence ATGGACGACAAGGAGTTCTTCCGGGCAGTGGCGGAACGCGCGAGGCTCTCGCGGCAGGAAGCGGCCGATCTGACCCGCGCCACTCTCGAAACGCTCGCCCTTCGTCTGAGCTACGGCGAAGCCCGCGACATTGCCCGCGAACTTCCCGAGCCGCTGCGTGTCTCGCTCCAACGGGAGCGGGGCGAGATGCAGATCTTCGGAGCGGATGAGTCGATCCGCAGGGTGCGTGGGCGCACCGGCCTGTCCGCGTCGGAAGCCGACCGCGGGGTGCGGGCGGTCCTCGGCACACTCCAAGAGGCCGTCTCCCGGCGGGAGTTCGAGCACGCCATGTCGCAGCTCGGCAAGGAGTACGCGCAGTTGGTGGAGACCGCGCGCTGA
- a CDS encoding MFS transporter encodes MAAAAPLPHVRRDLRLFWWAGSCDALGSQTSGLVLPLLLLTLGRSPAEVGALAGLSAVATLLLGPLAAVPADRGARKQLMVGSALVSAAAMAGVTVAVAAGPVPLAVLIAAVLVERCATSCYEAAALGTVALVCPPAEYRRVLSRLQAGERGALVLGPALGGLLFQAERWLPFLADALSYAIAAGCIVAMRSRLVPHPAQRPPTDTVRRGVRSRAAEAGAGLTLIRREPFLRLALLWISAVNALLVALYYTTVFALQRDGRGAAPLGLVLALAGAAGLVGALAAPRIAGRRSAGRVLVTVSWLMVPPAAALPMARDAWHFGVLFGLLCLLTPVATVALQARIIQVVPPGLQARTGTVLATVSGAAAALAPALAGLSADRAGAAATLTGCAALLAVLALHTTFVAPADSRRGASEPVRHPDSEPVPRVAPEPSPLTASDLPPHPDSEPV; translated from the coding sequence GTGGCAGCGGCCGCTCCGCTGCCCCATGTCCGCCGTGACCTCCGGCTGTTCTGGTGGGCGGGCAGCTGCGACGCCCTCGGCAGCCAGACATCCGGGCTCGTCCTGCCGCTGCTGCTCCTGACCCTCGGCCGGTCACCCGCCGAGGTCGGTGCGCTCGCCGGACTCTCCGCGGTCGCGACGCTGCTGCTCGGACCGCTCGCCGCCGTCCCCGCCGACCGCGGGGCGCGCAAGCAGCTGATGGTGGGCTCCGCACTGGTCTCCGCCGCCGCGATGGCCGGTGTCACCGTCGCGGTCGCGGCGGGCCCGGTCCCGTTGGCCGTGCTCATCGCCGCCGTGCTCGTGGAGCGGTGCGCCACCTCCTGTTACGAGGCGGCGGCGCTCGGCACCGTCGCCCTGGTGTGCCCGCCCGCGGAGTACCGGCGCGTCCTGTCCCGATTACAGGCGGGGGAGCGGGGCGCGCTGGTGCTCGGGCCCGCGCTCGGCGGGCTGCTCTTCCAGGCCGAACGCTGGCTGCCGTTCCTCGCGGACGCCCTCTCCTACGCCATCGCGGCGGGCTGCATCGTCGCCATGCGCTCCCGCCTCGTCCCGCACCCTGCCCAGCGTCCGCCGACCGATACGGTGCGGCGCGGTGTGCGATCCCGGGCCGCCGAGGCCGGGGCCGGTCTGACGCTGATCCGCCGCGAACCCTTCCTTCGGCTGGCGCTTCTGTGGATCTCGGCCGTCAACGCCCTGCTCGTCGCGCTGTATTACACGACGGTCTTCGCCCTTCAGCGCGATGGCCGGGGCGCGGCACCGCTGGGGCTGGTGCTCGCGCTCGCCGGGGCGGCCGGGCTGGTCGGTGCCCTCGCGGCACCCCGGATCGCCGGACGGCGCTCCGCGGGCCGGGTGCTGGTGACGGTCTCCTGGCTGATGGTGCCGCCTGCCGCGGCCCTGCCGATGGCCCGTGACGCCTGGCACTTCGGGGTGCTGTTCGGTCTGCTGTGTCTGCTGACGCCGGTGGCGACCGTGGCGCTGCAGGCCCGGATCATCCAGGTCGTGCCACCGGGGCTCCAGGCCCGCACCGGCACCGTGCTGGCCACCGTGTCGGGCGCGGCCGCGGCCCTGGCGCCCGCCCTGGCCGGGCTGTCGGCCGACCGGGCCGGGGCCGCCGCCACCCTCACGGGCTGCGCCGCCCTGCTGGCCGTACTCGCACTCCATACGACCTTCGTGGCACCGGCCGACAGCCGCCGCGGCGCTTCGGAGCCCGTACGCCACCCCGACTCGGAGCCCGTGCCCCGCGTCGCTCCGGAACCCTCGCCCCTCACCGCTTCCGACCTCCCGCCCCACCCCGATTCGGAGCCCGTATGA